In Scleropages formosus chromosome 10, fSclFor1.1, whole genome shotgun sequence, a single genomic region encodes these proteins:
- the LOC114911620 gene encoding olfactory receptor 52K1-like: MSEYAARNISHTDFILSGFSGSREWKQLLFIPFFLLFVMSVTANSMIIFIILSHRALHSPMYLLICVMAFVDLVIPIFFVPNMLFNLLFNWNHISLMGCLVQMFCILFFQTVQTTILLWMALDRFYAICTPLHYNEHMRFSAFLKFVIILLLRNAVFISAIVGLARSLSYCQSNEIKHCFCEHMALVTLACGSIYVNSVVGLCAAFFTLAADVLFIVFSYVRIFVSLFKSGRPSQKALSTCITHIIVMFVGLIFALTSFLSYRIKNDMSSNSHMTISTMYLLLPACLNPIIYGIRTKEIRQQVMKWLQHQIILLHK, encoded by the exons ATGTCGGAATATGCAGCAAGAAATATCTCTCACACGGACTTCATATTAAGTGGcttctctggatccagagagtggaaacaacttctcttcatcccatttttcctcttgtttgtaaTGTCAGTCACTGCAAACTCcatgattatatttataatcttATCTCACAGGGCTCTGCATTCTCCAATGTACCTGCTGATTTGTGTGATGGCTTTTGTCGATCTGGTTATACCAATATTCTTTGTTCCAAATATGCTCTTTAATCTCCTGTTTAACTGGAACCATATTTCTCTGATGGGTTGCCTGGTTCAGATGTTCTGCATTCTCTTTTTTCAAACAGTGCAGACTACTATCTTGCTGTGGATGGCCCTGGATCGTTTCTACGCCATCTGCACTCCACtccattacaatgaacacatgagattctctgcattcctgaaatttgttattatattgttgctcagaaatgcagttttcatttcagcaatagTTGGCCTAGCTCGATCTTTGTCATATTGCCAGTCCAATGAGATTAAGCACTGCTTCTGTGAACACATGGCATTGGTCACCCTTGCATGTGGTTCCATATATGTTAACAGTGTTGTAGGACTATGTGCTGCTTTCTTCACCTTAGCAGCTGATGTccttttcattgtgttttcctATGTTAGaatatttgtctctctgtttaaATCAGGCAGACCTAGTCAAAAAGCACTCAGTACATGCATCACTCATattattgtcatgtttgtggGTTTAATTTTTGCCTTAACATCGTTCCTTtcctacagaataaaaaatgacatgtcaTCAAACAGTCATATGACGATCAGCACAATGTATTTGCTTTTGCCTGCCTGTTTAAATCCAATAATTTATGGTAtcaggacaaaagaaataagacagcAAGTAATGAAA TGGTTACAACACCAGATCATTCTGTTGCACAAATGA